One Periophthalmus magnuspinnatus isolate fPerMag1 chromosome 15, fPerMag1.2.pri, whole genome shotgun sequence genomic window carries:
- the epcam gene encoding epithelial cell adhesion molecule — MKIWIALIVASLAVGAYAQCSCETMKWATCDGSPCTCHLMTGNGTKQVLDCTKLIPKCFLMQAEMYRARKGLSTRGIGGKPDETAFVDNDGIYDPDCENDGTFKAKQCNNTDTCWCVNSAGVRRTDKGDKDLKCEELVMTYWVRLELKHKPTSGNVDVANLKSAVADAMHKRYMNFNKDMVEEVAYDPEARLMVVDVKQPRGMRKSELTHMAYYMEKDIKALPLLRSQDPFTPTVGGQKLEFENILVYYVDEKAPTFTMKNLSGGIIAVIVVVVLAVVAGLLVLVFAKKRQGKYNKAQQRELDNM; from the exons ATGAAGATTTGGATAGCTCTTATTGTTGCTTCTCTCGCGGTTGGCGCATATGCTCAAT GCTCTTGTGAAACTATGAAATGGGCTACATGTGACGGAAGCCCATGCACATGCCACCTAATGACTGGAAATGGCACAAAACAAGTTCTGGACTGCACCAAAt tGATCCCCAAGTGCTTCCTGATGCAGGCTGAGATGTACAGAGCCAGAAAAGGTCTGAGCACTCGTGGTATCGGAGGAAAACCAGACGAAACTGCATTTGTTGACAATGATGGCATCTACGATCCTGACTGTGAGAATGACGGTACATTCAAGGCCAAGCAGTgcaacaacacagacacatgctGGTGTGTCAACAGCGCTGGAGTCCGCAGAACTGACAAAGGAGACAAGGATTTGAAGTGCGAGGAGCTGGTCATGACATA CTGGGTACGTCTTGAGCTCAAACACAAGCCAACTTCTGGAAACGTTGATGTTGCCAACTTGAAATC TGCTGTTGCTGATGCCATGCACAAGCGTTACATGAACTTCAACAAGGACATGGTCGAGGAAGTTGCG TATGACCCCGAAGCTCGCCTGATGGTGGTGGACGTCAAGCAGCCCAGGGGAATGCGCAAGAGCGAGCTGACCCATATGGCCTACTACATGGAGAAAGAT ATCAAGGCTCTGCCCCTGCTGAGAAGCCAGGACCCCTTCACCCCGACAGTTGGGGGTCAGAAGCTGGAGTTTGAGAACATTCTGGTTTACTACGTGGACGAGAAGGCCCCCACTTTCACCATGAAGAATCTGTCTGGAGGCATCATCGCTGTCATCGTGGTAGTCGTCCTGGCTGTAGTGGCCGGTCTACTGGTCCTG GTCTTTGCCAAGAAGCGTCAGGGCAAGTACAACAAAGCCCAGCAAAGGGAGCTGGACAACATGTAA